The Pichia kudriavzevii chromosome 3, complete sequence nucleotide sequence GTAGCGACTACCAGCAACAAACTCAAAGCATGATTCTGGCAATTTGTCCGAGTGGTTAAGGAGAAGGATTAGAAATCTTTTGGGCTTTGCCCGCGCAGGTTCGAATCCTGCAGTTGTCGTAAttcataaaatttttttgtcttttgATATGAGCTGCGTATTTAATGATAGCCTGGTGATAAATACGCCGTCTAAAAACCTACCTTTTTAAAAAAGTCTCGACAGAACAGTGTTCTGTAAAACTCCCATAATTAAAATCGGTTATAAAATTTCcttaatttatttttggtcCAAAGTAGTGAAGATATTGCCACTATGAATACAGAAATCCTGCTCCCGGATAACCATAATGAGTTTCGCAGTGATACTTTCACCACGCCCACCCAGAGTATGCTTGAAAGTGTCAAAATGGCTTCTCTAGGTGACTCTGTATATaatgaagataaagatACCATTGCTCTTGAGACAAAAGTTGCCTCCATGATGGGATTCGATGCTGGTGTGTTCTGTGTCTCTGGAACTTTGTCTAACCAAATCGCATTAAGGACACACTTAACCCAGCCTCCACATTCTGTTTTGTGTGATTATAGAGGTCATGTCTATGTGCACGAAGCTGGAGGTTTGGCAACTCTATCTCAGGCCATGGTCACCGCCATCATTCCAAGTAACGGACTATACTTGACCTTGGAagatattattgaaagattcaTTCCAGATGATGGGGATGTTCATGCAGCACCAACAAAAGTTGTCTCTCTGGAAAATACGTTGCATGGTTTAATCTatccaattgaagaaatcaagcGTATTAGTCACTGGTGTCGTGAAAAAGGAATCAAAATACATTTAGATGGTGCTAGAATCTGGGATGCTCACATTGCAACTGGTATTCCATTGATTGAGTATAGCAAGTTCTTTGATTCTATTTCAGTCTGTTTGTCCAAGGGTTTAGGTGCTCCTGTGGGTTCGGTTCTAGTTGGCGATAAGAGCTTCATCCAAAAGGCAACGCATTTCAAGAAGCAAAATGGTGGTGGTATTAGACAAGCTGGAATCCTTACAAGGATGGCAAGTATTGCAATAGATGAGAATCTCTCAAAAATGAAACATGCACATATAAAGGCAAAAGAGGTTGCCCAATACTGTGAAAAATTGGGGTTGATACTAGAAATTCCAACACAAACTAACTTTGTGTTTTTGGacacaaagaaaaactatATCAATCCATCAACTATAACAGCTATGGGTGAAAAGTATGATATCAAAATTTCTGGCTTTCGTTTTGCATTCTCATTTCAAACTAGTGATATTGCTGTACAAAACCTAAAACGTGCCTTGAAAGATATCAAAGAGCACGCTAGTTCGTATCCATACTACTCCAGGGGACCTGTTGGAATTTACCAAGGAAATAAGAAAGCTTAAAGTTAACTGGTGTCTTGTATAGTTTGTTCTAAAATTGAATAGCGTCAAGCGACGGTTCTCTATGCAGTGAAACCTTAGATACTTCTCTATATGAAAAGGAAGGATTTCCTTTACTTCCTATtgctgatatttttt carries:
- a CDS encoding uncharacterized protein (PKUD0C00870; Pfam Domains: Beta_elim_lyase(2.3e-112)) codes for the protein MNTEILLPDNHNEFRSDTFTTPTQSMLESVKMASLGDSVYNEDKDTIALETKVASMMGFDAGVFCVSGTLSNQIALRTHLTQPPHSVLCDYRGHVYVHEAGGLATLSQAMVTAIIPSNGLYLTLEDIIERFIPDDGDVHAAPTKVVSLENTLHGLIYPIEEIKRISHWCREKGIKIHLDGARIWDAHIATGIPLIEYSKFFDSISVCLSKGLGAPVGSVLVGDKSFIQKATHFKKQNGGGIRQAGILTRMASIAIDENLSKMKHAHIKAKEVAQYCEKLGLILEIPTQTNFVFLDTKKNYINPSTITAMGEKYDIKISGFRFAFSFQTSDIAVQNLKRALKDIKEHASSYPYYSRGPVGIYQGNKKA